The Papaver somniferum cultivar HN1 chromosome 3, ASM357369v1, whole genome shotgun sequence genome includes a region encoding these proteins:
- the LOC113357122 gene encoding allene oxide synthase 3-like yields the protein MASSSDDQSLNLPLKEIPGNHGLPIIGPILDRYNYNYFQGHDEFIKSRMEKYKSSVFRMNMLPGQFIKVSDPKVIVLADALSFPILFDLSKVEKSNVLDGTFMPCLSFTGGCRTCAYLDPSEEKHSKLKSLFLSLIASRHDKFIPESQRCFKALFDGLEADVAEKGAANFNTLNDNMAFDLVFRVFFDINPADTMLGNKGPSMITKWLVLQLHPLITLGLPKIMSIVEDFFLHTFSYPSFLVKSDYQKIYEVIYTSSTSILDEAETLGLSKEEACHNLVFLAGFNAYGGMKALFPALMKWLCLGGQKLHKDLAEEIRTVIESEGGVLTLRSIEKMTLTKSVVYEALRIEPPVPYQYARAKEDLVINSHDACYKVKKGELLFGYQPFATKDPKIFENPEEFIGTRFIGEGEKLLKYVYWSNERETVNPTVDNKQCPAKNIVVLLARLMVIEFFQRYKTCTAEISKFLLGSLVNVKTLTKH from the coding sequence atggcttcttcttctgaTGATCAATCCTTGAACCTCCCGTTAAAGGAAATCCCAGGAAACCATGGTTTACCAATTATTGGTCCAATTTTAGATCGTTACAATTATAACTACTTCCAAGGTCATGATGAGTTCATTAAATCTCGTATGGAAAAATACAAGTCAAGTGTTTTTAGAATGAACATGCTTCCTGGCCAGTTCATCAAGGTTTCAGATCCTAAAGTCATTGTTCTAGCTGATGCTCTTAGTTTTCCAATTCTTTTCGATCTTTCTAAAGTCGAAAAATCAAACGTGCTTGATGGTACTTTCATGCCTTGTTTATCTTTCACTGGTGGGTGTAGAACTTGTGCTTATCTAGATCCTTCTGAAGAAAAACACAGCAAACTTAAAAGTCTCTTTCTCAGTCTAATAGCGTCTCGTCATGATAAGTTCATTCCGGAATCTCAGAGATGTTTCAAAGCTCTTTTCGATGGTCTGGAAGCTGATGTTGCTGAAAAAGGTGCAGCTAATTTCAACACTTTAAATGACAACATGGCTTTCGATTTAGTTTTTCGTGTTTTTTTCGATATTAATCCTGCAGATACGATGCTCGGTAACAAGGGTCCATCAATGAtaacaaaatggttggtcttacaACTTCATccattgataactctaggattaCCTAAGATCATGAGTATTGTGGAAGATTTTTTCTTGCATACTTTttcatatccatcatttcttgtGAAATCTGATTACCAAAAGATATATGAAGTCATTTATACTTCATCAACATCAATTCTTGACGAAGCCGAAACACTAGGTTTGTCCAAGGAGGAAGCTTGTCACAATCTTGTTTTTCTTGCTGGATTTAATGCTTATGGTGGAATGAAAGCTCTTTTCCCTGCTTTGATGAAATGGCTATGTCTAGGAGGCCAAAAGCTACACAAAGATCTTGCGGAAGAAATCAGAACTGTTATTGAATCCGAAGGCGGAGTTCTAACTCTGCGATCAATAGAGAAAATGACTTTGACAAAATCTGTGGTATATGAAGCTCTTAGGATAGAACCGCCTGTACCCTATCAGTACGCGAGAGCAAAAGAAGACCTTGTAATTAACAGTCATGATGCTTGTTATAAAGTCAAAAAAGGGGAATTGTTGTTTGGATATCAGCCGTTCGCTACTAAAGATCCAAAGATATTTGAGAATCCAGAGGAATTCATAGGGACAAGATTTATTGGTGAAGGAGAAAAACTGTTGAAGTATGTTTATTGGTCTAATGAACGTGAAACGGTTAACCCAACTGTAGATAATAAACAATGTCCGGCCAAAAACATTGTCGTACTGTTAGCAAGACTCATGGTGATTGAATTTTTCCAACGTTACAAAACTTGTACAGCTGAGATCAGCAAGTTTTTGTTAGGATCCTTGGTCAATGTTAAGACGTTGACTAAACACTAA